In the Ignavibacteriales bacterium genome, one interval contains:
- a CDS encoding ATP-binding cassette domain-containing protein: MTENAVPKNIDQDSMQNNSIVVEMVHLRKSFENNIVLRDINLVIHKGENLVILGKSGTGKSVLIKCIVGLLDCDYGSLAIFGKDISQLSEKELIETRKKIGFLFQSAALYDSMSVRENLQFPLRRQQRSIPKENMDSMIKEALENVGLAKAIDKTPTELSGGMRKRLGLARTLILKPEIMLYDEPTTGLDPITSKEISKLILEVQQKYNTSSVVITHDMECARLTADRIVVIKDGMCEAEGSFDELKNSTDIWIRSFFE; the protein is encoded by the coding sequence ATGACAGAGAATGCAGTACCGAAAAATATCGATCAAGATTCTATGCAAAACAATTCTATCGTAGTTGAGATGGTGCATCTAAGGAAATCGTTCGAGAATAATATCGTGCTGCGGGATATTAATTTAGTGATTCATAAAGGAGAGAACCTCGTTATCCTTGGAAAATCTGGAACCGGTAAATCAGTACTTATAAAATGTATCGTAGGATTGCTTGATTGTGACTATGGCTCGCTTGCTATTTTTGGAAAAGATATATCTCAACTCTCGGAAAAGGAGCTCATTGAAACACGTAAAAAGATTGGTTTTCTCTTTCAAAGTGCTGCCTTGTATGATTCCATGTCAGTAAGGGAGAATCTTCAGTTTCCGCTGAGAAGGCAGCAGCGTTCAATACCAAAAGAAAATATGGACTCGATGATAAAAGAAGCTTTGGAGAATGTAGGTCTAGCGAAAGCAATCGATAAGACGCCGACAGAACTTTCCGGCGGTATGCGTAAACGGCTGGGATTGGCCAGAACGTTGATCCTGAAACCGGAAATCATGCTGTATGATGAACCGACAACCGGACTCGATCCCATTACATCAAAAGAAATAAGCAAACTCATTCTGGAAGTACAACAAAAATATAATACCTCTTCTGTCGTAATCACACACGATATGGAATGTGCAAGACTCACAGCAGATCGAATCGTAGTGATCAAAGATGGAATGTGTGAAGCTGAAGGATCATTCGACGAGCTCAAGAATTCAACAGATATCTGGATACGGTCGTTTTTTGAATAA
- a CDS encoding YtxH domain-containing protein, translating into MVSMRVFIGAMAAGALMGVLFAPAKGSVTRKRIAHKANTFDNEIQNTVDELVDTMTQRIESVRDDVANLRRQLIQQQKNDRMSMNEPKKGNDYEFS; encoded by the coding sequence ATGGTATCAATGAGAGTATTCATAGGAGCAATGGCGGCTGGAGCCTTGATGGGTGTACTGTTCGCCCCGGCAAAAGGATCGGTCACGCGTAAAAGAATTGCTCATAAAGCAAACACATTTGATAATGAAATACAAAATACTGTTGATGAACTGGTCGACACGATGACGCAGAGAATTGAATCAGTGCGGGACGATGTTGCTAACTTGAGAAGACAATTAATACAACAACAAAAGAACGATAGGATGTCAATGAACGAACCAAAGAAAGGTAATGACTATGAATTCAGCTAA
- a CDS encoding ABC transporter permease — protein sequence MEPKIKIRSITREKIEEDFLASIFGKFFIEVSSLASFTLRFFKEVLKPPYEFNELLKQSFLIGYKSFPLVAITGFIIGLVFTIQSRPTLNKFGAVSMLPAMVAISLIREIGPVITGLIFAGKVGSGIGAELASMKVTEQIDAMQVSGTNPYKFLVVTRVLAATLMLPLLAVMADAVGLLGSFVGVNLNGHVSASFFFLQVFQSLEYSDLLPAIIKTFFFGFAIGLIGCYKGYYANTGTEGVGKAANSAVVFASLLVFIIDMIAVQLTSLYQY from the coding sequence ATGGAACCTAAAATAAAAATAAGATCGATCACCCGTGAAAAAATTGAAGAGGATTTTTTAGCGTCGATATTTGGAAAATTCTTTATCGAAGTATCGTCGCTGGCATCTTTTACATTGCGCTTTTTCAAAGAAGTGTTGAAGCCTCCCTATGAGTTCAATGAACTGTTGAAACAATCGTTTCTGATCGGCTACAAGTCTTTTCCGTTGGTTGCTATTACCGGCTTTATCATTGGGCTAGTGTTTACTATTCAGTCACGACCCACTTTGAATAAGTTTGGCGCGGTTTCCATGCTGCCTGCGATGGTCGCCATATCCCTCATACGGGAAATAGGACCGGTGATCACGGGTTTGATTTTTGCCGGGAAAGTTGGTTCCGGAATTGGTGCAGAACTGGCATCAATGAAGGTGACCGAACAGATCGATGCGATGCAGGTATCGGGTACTAATCCGTATAAATTTCTTGTCGTAACAAGAGTACTCGCGGCAACATTGATGCTTCCTCTCTTGGCGGTGATGGCCGATGCCGTTGGTTTATTAGGATCATTTGTCGGCGTCAACTTGAATGGACATGTCAGTGCCTCCTTTTTCTTTTTGCAGGTATTTCAGAGTCTCGAATATAGCGATTTGCTCCCGGCGATCATCAAAACATTTTTCTTCGGATTTGCAATCGGTCTGATAGGATGTTATAAAGGCTATTATGCAAATACTGGAACGGAAGGAGTGGGAAAAGCGGCAAACTCAGCCGTCGTATTCGCATCGTTATTGGTCTTTATAATAGATATGATAGCGGTACAACTTACAAGTTTGTATCAATACTAA
- a CDS encoding ice-binding family protein, translated as MKTTNSINKLSRWVRLFGSTLTIILMVYAVAVSQLGPAQVNLGTAGNYVILAKTGISSTGTTAIVGDIALSPAAASFITGFGITAPPTTFAISSLVTGKIYAADYDPPTPTILTTAVGDMLTAYTDAAGRAPDSTELGTGSIGGKTLTPGVYKWTTSIVILTDVTISGGQNDIWIFQTSGDITLANAKAVILSGGAQAKNIFWQVAGQVTLGTTSHFEGIIMCQTLIALNTGASINGRMLAQTAVTLDANAVTQPATATAVETGAAPQKFTLSQNYPNPFNPSTKIQYSLEKAGMVSLKIFNMLGGEVATLVNTRQEAGSYTVPFNTSEERLSLASGVYFYRLESGSFVSVKKLVLMK; from the coding sequence ATGAAAACAACAAATTCCATAAATAAACTAAGTCGATGGGTACGCCTGTTCGGCTCGACGTTGACGATTATCTTGATGGTGTATGCCGTCGCCGTGTCTCAATTAGGCCCGGCACAGGTAAACCTGGGAACAGCCGGTAATTATGTGATTCTAGCAAAGACAGGAATCTCATCCACCGGAACTACCGCAATAGTCGGTGATATTGCACTGAGCCCAGCCGCTGCGAGTTTCATCACCGGATTTGGAATAACAGCCCCTCCGACGACATTTGCGATATCGTCTCTCGTGACGGGAAAAATATACGCAGCAGATTATGATCCTCCAACTCCAACAATCTTAACAACAGCTGTAGGTGACATGCTCACTGCATACACAGACGCCGCAGGCAGGGCTCCTGATTCTACAGAACTGGGTACTGGAAGTATTGGCGGGAAAACACTCACTCCTGGGGTTTACAAATGGACTACCAGTATTGTAATACTAACGGATGTAACTATTTCCGGTGGACAAAACGATATTTGGATTTTCCAGACATCAGGAGATATTACACTCGCTAATGCGAAGGCTGTTATATTGAGCGGTGGTGCACAGGCCAAGAACATATTCTGGCAGGTCGCTGGACAAGTGACGCTTGGTACAACCTCGCACTTCGAGGGAATCATAATGTGTCAAACGCTTATTGCACTGAACACCGGTGCATCAATCAATGGTAGAATGTTGGCACAGACTGCGGTTACATTAGATGCCAATGCTGTCACTCAGCCGGCGACAGCAACTGCTGTTGAGACAGGAGCAGCACCGCAAAAATTCACGCTCTCGCAGAACTATCCCAATCCATTCAATCCATCCACGAAGATTCAATACAGTCTTGAGAAGGCTGGAATGGTTTCTCTAAAGATTTTCAATATGCTTGGTGGGGAAGTTGCTACGCTCGTGAACACTCGCCAGGAAGCCGGCAGTTACACCGTGCCATTCAATACAAGCGAGGAACGACTCAGTCTTGCAAGCGGTGTGTATTTCTATCGTCTGGAATCAGGATCCTTCGTTTCGGTGAAGAAGCTGGTCTTAATGAAGTGA
- a CDS encoding YtxH domain-containing protein, with product MNSAKVFWSGLGLFAGGAVVGMLFAPAQGKHTRKKIVNTTADYMNELKSKADDLMENITETIDIVKDEADKLTRKLKR from the coding sequence ATGAATTCAGCTAAGGTTTTTTGGAGCGGGCTCGGATTGTTTGCGGGGGGAGCCGTGGTGGGTATGTTGTTCGCACCGGCTCAAGGCAAACACACGAGGAAAAAAATTGTCAACACCACTGCCGACTATATGAATGAACTCAAGTCCAAAGCAGATGATTTAATGGAAAACATAACCGAAACAATAGATATCGTTAAAGACGAAGCCGATAAATTAACGCGAAAACTGAAACGGTGA